In Glycine max cultivar Williams 82 chromosome 15, Glycine_max_v4.0, whole genome shotgun sequence, the DNA window taTGAAATTGttcaattatttctattaacATTGATGAATTGAGGGAATtctattgttgtatatttttattgttatttgtgtatttgaaatgtaggaTTGAATCTGCTCACTGGGCTTTAAAAAGAGTGTTACAtaatagccttggagacttaTGCAGTGTCTGGGATctcatgaacaacatgatgacgCTACAGCACACAAAAATTAAAGCATaatttgaaacaagtacacatgtcgttggacatgtcttcaaaaaaaccttatacaagaggttTCTTGGATTgatttcaaggtatgctttaaatcagattgctgctGAATTTGAGCGTGTTCActatgctggcaagaatccTTCCACTTGTGGTTGTGTCATGAGAAGCACgcacggtcttccttgtgcCTGTGAGTTATCCAAATATGTTGTTGGTTGGATCCCACTGAATTCAATCTATATGTTTTGGAGGAGACtcagtttttcagaccaagggttatttGAGCCCAAAGTGAGCatcaaggaagaaatggaaacaatatccaaaagatttgaagaacttgatgtttgtggtaagTTTACTCTGAAGACTAAACTTTGGGAAATTGCATACCCTTATCATAATtcgatgtgtcctcctccagcaaAGGTTAACACAAAAGGTGCACCAAAGAAACCGATGAACAGAAACTCAAGGTCAACAAAGTGCGATCCATCTTATTGGGAGTATGTAGATGCTTTTCATTCTATGCAAAATAGCAATTCGTCAGTGAGGCATAATGCATCATCTTCTGAGCAGCCCAATCCAAGAAGGATTATGcctatgttggatcaatttcaacCATTTATCCACGACTTCATTCATAacattgttgatgtcaaagctGATGAAAACTATGGATATCGGTCGGTTGccggtttattaggtatgggtgaagactCTTGGTCGGTGGTCCGCAACCatctgcttaaagaacttgacAAATTCTCAGAAGACTATATCAAGCTCTTTGGTGACACGAAcaaatttgaggaattaaggatgtcactacttgttgatgggttaaccaagatatttaatttatgtttttgatttttaagacttaactttaaaattaactttgatgtttatatttgtttcattcaggTGACTTTGGATAAGTGGATGAATATAACCGACATGGGATAtctcattgcatcaaggtataatgtaatcTTTGTATCCTTATctcaacaacaaagcatgacgttctttcctcttagaagtcaaccaccggCAGATTCTTTAGTGCATTGCATAATTTGTATCGGTCACGtctatgacaatcattttgttcaggtacattctagatataaagtgttttttttaatatttacgcTACAATAAGTTGTGTACGAttgagttaatatttttttttgaatgtacgataagtttatttaaaagacCGTTGTCCTTTACCGTCTGTAGCATTGTTATAGTCTAGAAATTGTCATCCTCAGGTGAAGCAGTGACtaactccatatattagtagaatgcaacattacaaaagcttcatgatgttcaaaagagactatgttgacataaatgatGATTGAACATATACCTTTTAATGACTGatcgttttgaatttgaatctcaCATTAGAGTTATCTGTCTTTGTATATTTGTTCcgttaacaaaaaatttattacttaattcttgcgttaagaaaaaaattaattggtgcAACTAAAATAAAGTATGCTTGTATGATAAATCGTTGTCTGAGTTAACAATACATTGTGAAATGCATGCGTGTTAACATAAAGCGTGACAGGACATTGCaagacttgactacacattcaGATCTGATGCAAGATAAAGCATGTCACGTCATTGGTGTAGTTGACAACACAGACATAAACCATGTGCACgcgtatgtatttattttaaaaaattgaagcaaTGATACTTAAACTCATGCATATATATGACACAGCCGAACACTGTAAAAATCACACATTCTATCCTAACCCAACTCTTAGAACAAAGTATGACATTCTTGGGAGAAACAAACAGTTAGACAATTGTGAACTCGacattaggttttatttttccaaatggatccattgttcacaacgacaatgatgtttattttcaaacttccaCTCCAGTACCCATTCAAGTACCTAACGGTTGTGattttcaaacattaaaaaCTAGAATAtacaatacccttcagctaaccgacaaacaatatttggatgaaatttactaccggcAACCATTCACAGATACAGGTAACCATCTTcgctttcaatgtatgcaactgaaaaatgatgatgatgttaacacaatgttaatatgtaatcatcaattttcaagtgttggtccgattgagttattatgcaccattGGTAAAACACCAGATGAT includes these proteins:
- the LOC102666778 gene encoding uncharacterized protein; the protein is MCPPPAKVNTKGAPKKPMNRNSRSTKCDPSYWEYVDAFHSMQNSNSSVRHNASSSEQPNPRRIMPMLDQFQPFIHDFIHNIVDVKADENYGYRSVAGLLGMGEDSWSVVRNHLLKELDKFSEDYIKLFGDFG